One region of Elusimicrobiota bacterium genomic DNA includes:
- a CDS encoding SDR family NAD(P)-dependent oxidoreductase has protein sequence MKVIIIGGTSGLGRALAGVFLFNKWEVAVTGTRDESIKDFSALYPGVTVRKMDLSDPEKSRKDFLELAEQPGGTDAVIVSAGHFEWDRKTDWEIEKKAIEINALGCAGVLNAAFGYFLKKGSGRLAGVSSIGAIRGHGACPAYNASKAFISNYLEGLRQAAALSGADISVTNVIPAYIAGKEESSARDIFKAVLKKRRNVYTPSRWRFLAALYRNIPDLLHEKMAKWHDRLLKPFK, from the coding sequence ATGAAAGTTATCATTATCGGGGGAACTTCGGGGCTGGGCAGGGCTCTGGCCGGGGTGTTCCTATTCAACAAGTGGGAAGTAGCGGTCACGGGAACGCGGGATGAGTCCATAAAGGATTTCAGCGCGCTATACCCCGGCGTCACGGTCAGGAAGATGGACCTCTCCGACCCTGAGAAAAGCAGAAAAGATTTTCTGGAACTGGCCGAACAGCCTGGCGGGACGGACGCCGTTATTGTAAGCGCCGGGCATTTTGAATGGGACCGCAAAACCGACTGGGAAATAGAGAAGAAAGCCATAGAGATAAACGCCCTCGGCTGCGCCGGCGTCCTGAACGCCGCTTTCGGATATTTTCTAAAAAAAGGGTCCGGGCGGCTAGCCGGGGTCTCCTCTATCGGAGCCATCAGGGGCCACGGCGCCTGCCCGGCTTACAACGCCTCAAAGGCTTTTATCTCCAATTATCTTGAGGGACTGCGGCAGGCGGCGGCTCTCTCCGGCGCGGATATCTCCGTGACCAATGTCATACCCGCCTACATCGCGGGAAAAGAGGAAAGCTCGGCCCGCGACATATTTAAGGCCGTACTGAAAAAGCGCCGGAACGTGTACACCCCGTCGCGCTGGAGGTTTTTGGCCGCTCTTTACAGGAACATTCCGGACCTTCTGCACGAAAAAATGGCCAAGTGGCACGACCGGCTCCTGAAACCTTTCAAATAA
- a CDS encoding NAD-dependent epimerase/dehydratase family protein: MGITLVTGAAGFIGSHLTEALIKSGRKVRAFVQTDSRHLDYIRGLGAEIFYGDLLDKESLAKALDGVDEVFHLAANVRPQHWFYSRTGLAREFDKVNNIGTRNLADLSKGKVKTFVYYSSIAAAGVRSLMDETCDALPETEYGASKYDAEQYLLELHKKEGFPVKVVRPGSVYGPRNLNMAMVFKFLKYSIFPFFGKGNNSVPFTYVENLVDATMFVAEKAPYGEKYFVVEDPLTMREFFGGLASGIDGRLSGFYVPMWLIYSGLFVKEALERLFFFRFFPMRMDIRLNTAQVPCSDWICSNEKIKKLGWKPAVGREESLRRTARWYKDNGLV; this comes from the coding sequence ATGGGGATAACTTTAGTCACAGGCGCGGCGGGTTTTATCGGCTCCCATCTGACGGAAGCGCTTATAAAGTCGGGCAGGAAGGTACGGGCTTTCGTGCAGACGGACAGCCGGCACCTGGACTATATACGGGGTCTGGGCGCCGAGATATTTTACGGCGACCTGCTGGACAAAGAAAGCCTGGCCAAAGCTCTTGACGGAGTGGACGAGGTATTCCACCTGGCCGCCAATGTCCGCCCGCAGCACTGGTTCTATTCAAGGACGGGTCTCGCCAGAGAGTTCGACAAGGTTAACAACATCGGCACCAGGAACCTGGCCGACCTCTCCAAAGGCAAAGTTAAAACATTTGTTTACTATAGCAGCATAGCCGCGGCCGGAGTGCGTTCCCTGATGGACGAGACCTGCGACGCCCTGCCCGAAACTGAATACGGGGCTAGCAAGTATGACGCGGAACAATACCTGCTTGAACTGCACAAAAAAGAGGGCTTCCCGGTGAAGGTGGTGCGCCCCGGCTCCGTTTACGGCCCCCGCAACCTCAACATGGCCATGGTGTTCAAGTTCCTGAAATACTCGATTTTCCCGTTTTTCGGCAAAGGGAATAATTCGGTGCCGTTCACTTATGTGGAGAACCTGGTAGACGCCACAATGTTCGTGGCCGAAAAGGCGCCGTACGGTGAAAAATATTTTGTGGTGGAAGACCCGCTGACCATGAGGGAGTTCTTCGGGGGGCTGGCCTCCGGGATAGACGGGCGGCTGTCCGGTTTTTATGTGCCGATGTGGCTTATCTACAGCGGTTTATTCGTGAAGGAAGCCCTGGAGCGCCTGTTCTTTTTCAGGTTCTTCCCCATGCGCATGGATATACGCCTGAACACTGCCCAAGTGCCCTGCAGCGACTGGATCTGCAGCAATGAAAAAATAAAAAAGCTGGGCTGGAAGCCGGCGGTGGGCCGCGAAGAAAGCCTGCGCAGGACCGCCCGCTGGTACAAGGACAACGGCTTAGTGTAG
- a CDS encoding radical SAM protein, which produces MYFETSLKEKVLKFIRLVSKSYAYPPRDITIEVSTVCGQKCAMCFRSPLGVSERTMSLELFTGVLSGIKLAFAGKQPGYLNFVGLGEPFCNGALKEILRLTKKTFPDTALNLATSLSVFDRTLMADLAAEKIINRMSVSIDSLDAGGPLHSFTGEIRKNLGLLKEMKASGGFKIRVQTLISSKERVEEVIKFAAGAGADEIQLMRIDLHAFKGEPPVGRPSLREERSIVRSAARLAGQSGLRCVNNNSYNIFMDLASAWDRYCLTTDDHIFIDVDGNVLPCFYLRDISFGNLARQPLAEISEKKRSLSFYNKQKRLCAGCDIYKRKHSGGSGA; this is translated from the coding sequence ATGTATTTTGAAACTTCGCTCAAAGAAAAGGTCCTTAAATTTATCCGGCTTGTCTCAAAAAGTTACGCTTACCCTCCCCGCGACATAACCATCGAGGTGTCTACCGTCTGCGGCCAGAAATGCGCCATGTGTTTCAGGTCTCCCCTGGGGGTCTCCGAAAGAACGATGAGCCTTGAGCTTTTTACCGGAGTCCTCTCCGGTATAAAACTCGCTTTCGCAGGCAAACAGCCCGGGTATCTTAATTTTGTGGGGTTGGGAGAGCCTTTCTGTAACGGGGCTCTTAAAGAGATACTCAGGCTCACCAAAAAAACTTTTCCCGATACCGCCCTGAACCTTGCCACCAGCCTTTCGGTTTTCGACCGGACGCTCATGGCGGACCTGGCGGCGGAAAAGATAATAAACCGGATGAGCGTTTCCATAGACAGCCTGGACGCGGGCGGTCCGCTGCACTCCTTTACCGGCGAGATCCGGAAAAACCTCGGGCTTTTGAAAGAAATGAAAGCCTCCGGGGGATTTAAAATAAGGGTGCAGACCCTGATAAGCTCAAAAGAGCGGGTTGAGGAAGTGATAAAGTTCGCGGCTGGGGCCGGGGCGGACGAGATACAACTGATGCGCATAGACCTGCACGCCTTCAAGGGCGAGCCCCCCGTAGGGCGGCCCTCCCTGCGGGAAGAGAGGAGCATAGTGCGCTCCGCGGCGCGCCTGGCCGGCCAATCCGGGCTCCGCTGCGTGAACAACAATTCCTACAATATTTTTATGGATCTCGCCTCGGCCTGGGACAGGTATTGCCTGACTACGGATGACCATATTTTCATTGATGTGGACGGCAATGTGCTGCCCTGCTTTTATCTTAGGGATATCTCTTTCGGGAACCTGGCGCGCCAGCCGCTGGCGGAAATAAGCGAAAAAAAACGGAGCCTGTCTTTTTATAACAAGCAGAAGCGGCTCTGCGCGGGCTGCGATATCTACAAAAGAAAACATTCCGGGGGCTCAGGCGCATGA
- a CDS encoding radical SAM protein, translated as MKVLLINPPQEMGPAQRALENLMPPLNLMYLASYLKKAGHEVKILDLYAGPLPKEEALREVKNFNPFLTGFATYPGGMDEVYALSKEIKALLPSSYIVLGGLYASYLPEICLEQCPADAVVMGEGEAVLSELVSALEKKDDLSGVAGICYRKNGSPARTGAGAIIEDMDVLPWPAYELINFDLYRLPPTRAVRYGRVSSILSARGCNYNCSFCSHHYGYNCRVRLRSPENVVEEMAYVAEKYGVTEFRFEDCTFTADPARVKKICALITEHKLPVVWNCDVRADTASDGLFAVMRRAGCRRIFIGVESGSQKLLGSISANKDIRLDQVRNAVKLARKHGLRTNCSFVLGLPGETRETAMETFNFALELDPDYAMFSVLAPVVGSKLFEQAVKEGKIDVPGYRGAHYLSAYSKKIDVVEMSELKAEELVKLMKTFNKKFYSRPGYLLKRFLAIESLAEAKYLAWGFMHIFGRRRGK; from the coding sequence ATGAAAGTCCTTCTTATAAATCCTCCCCAGGAAATGGGCCCGGCCCAACGGGCTCTTGAGAACCTGATGCCGCCTTTGAACCTGATGTATCTGGCTTCGTATCTCAAGAAGGCGGGCCATGAGGTTAAGATACTGGACCTTTACGCCGGTCCGCTTCCGAAAGAAGAGGCTCTGCGGGAGGTCAAAAATTTCAATCCTTTTTTAACGGGCTTTGCCACGTATCCCGGCGGCATGGACGAAGTTTACGCGCTTTCAAAAGAAATAAAAGCGCTTTTGCCCTCCTCTTATATCGTTCTGGGCGGGCTCTACGCGAGCTACCTGCCGGAGATCTGCCTTGAACAATGCCCGGCGGACGCGGTTGTAATGGGGGAAGGCGAAGCGGTACTTTCGGAACTCGTTTCCGCGCTGGAAAAGAAAGATGACCTCTCGGGGGTGGCCGGCATCTGCTACCGGAAGAACGGCTCCCCCGCCCGCACCGGGGCCGGAGCTATAATTGAGGACATGGACGTTTTGCCCTGGCCGGCTTATGAGCTGATAAATTTTGACCTCTACCGCCTGCCGCCGACCCGGGCTGTGCGGTACGGGCGCGTCTCCTCCATTTTATCCGCGCGGGGTTGCAATTACAACTGCAGCTTCTGCAGCCATCACTACGGCTACAACTGCCGGGTGCGTCTAAGGAGCCCGGAAAATGTGGTGGAGGAAATGGCTTACGTGGCGGAAAAGTACGGCGTCACCGAATTCCGTTTTGAGGACTGCACTTTCACTGCCGACCCCGCCAGAGTGAAAAAAATATGCGCTCTGATAACCGAGCACAAGCTGCCCGTGGTATGGAACTGCGACGTGCGGGCCGACACGGCCTCGGACGGGCTTTTCGCCGTCATGCGCCGGGCGGGCTGCCGGAGGATTTTTATCGGGGTGGAATCGGGCTCCCAGAAACTGCTCGGGAGTATCTCCGCCAACAAGGATATCCGGCTGGACCAGGTAAGGAACGCCGTGAAACTGGCCAGGAAGCACGGTCTCAGGACAAACTGTTCGTTCGTGCTGGGCCTTCCCGGCGAAACGCGCGAGACCGCCATGGAAACTTTCAACTTCGCCCTGGAGCTGGACCCGGATTACGCTATGTTCTCCGTGCTGGCGCCCGTGGTGGGCTCAAAGCTTTTTGAGCAGGCGGTCAAAGAGGGCAAGATAGACGTGCCCGGCTACCGGGGCGCCCATTACCTTTCCGCCTACTCAAAAAAGATAGACGTGGTGGAGATGTCGGAATTGAAAGCGGAAGAGCTTGTGAAGCTGATGAAAACCTTTAATAAGAAGTTTTATTCCAGGCCGGGTTATCTGCTGAAGCGGTTCCTGGCTATTGAATCCCTGGCCGAGGCAAAATATCTGGCCTGGGGCTTTATGCATATCTTCGGCCGGAGACGGGGGAAGTGA
- a CDS encoding Fic family protein: MEFQTLETQEVVRIHELLVDEFANTPNPIFPPGVKDMNMLSSAVSRQHAGFGAFDKYSTPTRNAATLTFGICCNHPFHNGNKRTALVSLLAHLEKNRLTIRGTSHKELEAMIINIATHSLINTLHPKQQTQCRSASSQDTEVAAIDMYLKERVDTVKRGERPITYRRLEEILKKHGYGLKNQDGRHIDIIKFETHQKLFSKKIETTEHKIGSISFQGTTATVSPHTIKQTRRFCGLREEDGHDSTSFYDDEAVIDSFINTYRKILHRLANK, translated from the coding sequence ATGGAATTTCAGACCCTTGAAACACAAGAAGTTGTTCGAATCCATGAATTACTCGTAGACGAGTTTGCAAACACACCTAATCCCATATTTCCCCCAGGAGTAAAAGACATGAACATGTTGTCCTCCGCAGTGTCCAGGCAACATGCGGGGTTTGGGGCTTTTGATAAATACTCAACCCCTACTCGAAATGCGGCCACGTTAACTTTTGGCATATGCTGCAATCACCCTTTTCATAACGGCAATAAACGAACTGCATTAGTGTCATTATTAGCACATTTGGAGAAAAATAGACTTACGATTCGAGGCACATCACACAAAGAATTGGAGGCCATGATAATTAACATTGCCACACATTCATTAATCAACACTCTGCATCCTAAACAACAGACCCAGTGTCGCTCCGCATCTTCCCAAGACACCGAGGTTGCCGCAATAGACATGTACTTAAAAGAGCGTGTGGATACTGTTAAACGTGGGGAGCGACCTATCACATATAGGCGCCTTGAAGAAATTTTAAAGAAACATGGTTATGGCCTGAAAAACCAGGATGGAAGGCATATCGATATAATTAAGTTTGAAACACACCAAAAGCTTTTTAGCAAAAAGATCGAAACGACCGAACATAAAATTGGAAGTATTTCTTTCCAAGGGACCACCGCCACTGTAAGCCCCCATACAATAAAACAGACAAGAAGGTTTTGTGGATTAAGAGAAGAAGATGGTCACGATAGTACCTCTTTCTACGACGATGAAGCTGTAATTGATAGTTTTATTAACACTTACCGAAAAATTCTACATAGACTAGCGAACAAATAA
- a CDS encoding radical SAM protein gives MRILLINPPHSFSRYNPLAGAGMALPPLGLLYIAAYLRKELPEAELKVIDCPALKLSAEDFEAEVKAFRPDLAGVTVYTGTFTSSANAAAAIKKIFPHCFVAAGGPHATARPAQCLEKEGFDAVIAGEGERAFAELAVRLAKGLGPDGIGGLVLKKRSGSGETAARYAPLDLDTLPMPARDLVDLKLYRPAIFGYKRFPVTSMVTSRGCPFTCGFCSKSVFGDQYRAQSPERTLGEILWLIKDYGIREISFQDDTFTLDRERVMKLCALIKENGLNLTWSCMTRVDLVDGELLKKMREIGCVSIAFGIDGASDGACGLMGKGFKMSRAREAVLAARNTGIETRGYYVFGYPGETPVSMKAALKNIMEIDTDHVFFAFAHPFFDTRLYAEAKERDLLLAGDDELCDSYDNTQPLIKVRGAESSDLLKFCRRAYLRYYLRPSRLFNIITSVRSAGDLAGRLKALGNLLKKPEARSQ, from the coding sequence ATGAGAATCCTTCTGATAAACCCGCCGCATTCCTTTTCACGGTATAATCCGCTGGCCGGCGCCGGCATGGCCCTGCCGCCGCTGGGACTGCTCTACATAGCGGCATATCTTAGAAAAGAGCTGCCGGAGGCCGAACTTAAAGTCATAGACTGTCCCGCCCTGAAGCTGAGCGCGGAAGATTTTGAGGCCGAGGTAAAAGCTTTCAGGCCGGACTTGGCCGGTGTAACGGTCTACACGGGAACTTTCACCAGCTCCGCCAACGCGGCGGCCGCGATAAAGAAAATTTTCCCGCATTGTTTCGTGGCGGCCGGCGGGCCCCATGCCACGGCAAGGCCGGCCCAGTGCCTGGAGAAGGAAGGCTTTGACGCAGTTATAGCGGGCGAAGGGGAGCGGGCTTTTGCCGAACTGGCCGTAAGGCTTGCAAAAGGTCTCGGCCCGGACGGCATTGGCGGCCTGGTCCTAAAAAAAAGGAGCGGCTCGGGCGAAACCGCTGCCAGATATGCTCCCCTTGACCTGGACACACTCCCGATGCCCGCAAGGGACCTGGTGGACCTGAAATTATACAGGCCCGCTATCTTCGGCTACAAACGGTTCCCCGTCACCAGCATGGTCACTTCCCGGGGCTGTCCCTTTACGTGCGGCTTCTGCTCCAAAAGCGTCTTCGGGGACCAATACAGGGCCCAGTCCCCGGAGAGAACCCTTGGGGAAATACTGTGGCTGATAAAAGATTACGGGATACGGGAGATAAGTTTCCAGGACGACACTTTCACTCTTGACAGGGAGCGCGTTATGAAACTGTGCGCCCTGATAAAAGAGAACGGGCTGAACCTGACCTGGTCCTGCATGACCAGGGTGGACCTGGTGGACGGCGAACTGCTGAAAAAAATGAGAGAGATCGGCTGCGTTTCCATAGCTTTCGGCATAGACGGGGCGAGCGATGGGGCCTGCGGGCTTATGGGGAAGGGCTTTAAGATGAGCCGGGCGCGCGAGGCCGTTCTGGCCGCCAGGAACACGGGGATAGAGACCCGAGGCTATTACGTGTTCGGCTACCCCGGGGAGACGCCGGTTTCCATGAAAGCGGCGCTGAAAAACATCATGGAGATAGACACCGACCATGTCTTTTTCGCCTTCGCGCACCCCTTTTTCGACACCCGGCTTTACGCCGAAGCCAAAGAGAGGGATTTGCTTCTGGCCGGAGACGACGAGCTTTGCGACAGCTACGACAATACCCAGCCCCTGATAAAAGTGCGGGGGGCTGAAAGCTCGGACCTGCTCAAGTTCTGCAGGCGGGCCTACCTCAGATATTATCTCAGGCCTTCGCGTTTGTTTAATATAATTACCTCGGTAAGAAGCGCCGGAGATCTCGCCGGCAGGCTTAAGGCCCTGGGGAATTTACTCAAGAAGCCAGAAGCCAGAAGTCAGTAG
- a CDS encoding radical SAM protein yields the protein MNILLISPGLKNMGIYQTRARGCMPPLNLMYIAAYLLKNGHDVKILDLYAEQLSDSKIIKQIKDFNPSLVGFATYTANFEVTAKLAALVKKNFPGVKIAAGGIHASYLPDACLKTGAIDFVVAGEGEETFLELAGCVEKNGDISGVAGLAYRLAGETVRTRPRPLIADINSIPWPAYQLVDFKKYYLGITRAVSSSRAASVLTMRGCPYKCTFCSHHYGYGGRLRKRAPADVVAEMKSLYDNYGIREFQFEDPSFTCDPAHVREICSLIKKAGLKIYWNCNVRADTATDELIKEMSCAGCRRMLLGVESGSQEMLDRMRKGISLDSVRNTVRLASKYNIRVNAAFILGTPGETLETAEKTRKFAKELDPDYAMFSVYVPSVGGELFATLVREHRIDIDHVYGADYITVYSEREPLVAMSAVPAAELLSLMEDFTRGFYLRPGYILKRFFSLTSLGEIQRVLWGVALIFSHQFKTGRKSKNENRWTY from the coding sequence ATGAACATCCTTCTTATTTCGCCCGGATTAAAGAACATGGGCATATATCAGACAAGGGCCCGGGGCTGTATGCCCCCCCTGAACCTGATGTACATAGCCGCTTACCTGCTGAAGAACGGGCATGACGTTAAAATCCTTGACCTCTATGCCGAGCAGCTTTCCGACAGCAAAATAATAAAACAGATAAAAGACTTCAACCCGTCGCTCGTGGGCTTTGCCACCTACACAGCCAACTTCGAGGTGACGGCCAAGCTGGCCGCGCTTGTAAAAAAGAATTTCCCCGGCGTTAAGATAGCGGCGGGCGGCATCCACGCGAGCTATCTGCCGGACGCCTGCCTTAAAACCGGGGCGATAGACTTCGTCGTCGCGGGAGAAGGGGAAGAAACTTTTTTAGAACTGGCCGGTTGCGTTGAAAAGAACGGCGACATTTCCGGCGTCGCCGGGCTCGCTTACCGGCTTGCCGGGGAAACCGTGCGTACCCGGCCCCGGCCCCTTATCGCGGACATAAACTCCATCCCCTGGCCGGCCTATCAGCTTGTGGATTTTAAAAAGTATTACCTGGGCATAACCAGGGCGGTCAGCTCTTCGCGGGCCGCCTCCGTGCTTACCATGCGCGGCTGCCCGTATAAGTGCACGTTCTGCAGCCACCACTACGGCTACGGCGGACGGCTCAGAAAAAGAGCGCCGGCCGACGTTGTAGCCGAGATGAAAAGCCTTTATGATAATTACGGCATAAGGGAATTTCAGTTCGAAGACCCCTCCTTTACCTGCGACCCGGCTCATGTCAGGGAGATCTGCTCCCTGATAAAAAAAGCCGGGCTTAAAATTTACTGGAACTGCAATGTGAGGGCCGACACGGCTACGGACGAGCTTATTAAAGAAATGAGCTGCGCCGGCTGCAGAAGGATGCTGCTTGGCGTGGAATCCGGTTCGCAGGAAATGCTGGACAGGATGAGAAAAGGCATCTCGCTTGACAGCGTGAGGAATACGGTCAGGCTTGCCTCCAAATACAACATCAGGGTCAACGCCGCTTTCATTCTGGGCACTCCGGGTGAAACCCTTGAAACCGCCGAAAAGACCCGCAAATTCGCCAAAGAACTGGACCCGGATTATGCCATGTTCTCGGTCTATGTTCCAAGTGTGGGCGGCGAGCTTTTCGCTACCCTTGTGCGCGAGCACAGGATAGATATTGACCATGTTTACGGCGCCGACTATATAACGGTTTATTCCGAAAGAGAGCCACTGGTGGCAATGAGCGCCGTGCCGGCGGCCGAACTTCTTTCGCTGATGGAAGATTTCACCAGAGGCTTCTACCTGAGGCCCGGCTATATATTAAAAAGATTTTTCTCTCTGACTTCTTTAGGCGAGATACAAAGAGTGCTATGGGGAGTCGCCCTTATATTCAGCCACCAGTTTAAAACCGGGCGGAAAAGTAAAAATGAGAATCGCTGGACATATTGA
- a CDS encoding radical SAM protein — translation MRIAGHIERLRLLYRIFIRPSAPGIFPQLARFAFKRYALGKRVPMTVMIAPTYRCQCGCVHCSASEFSTGGTELSTAEIKRLISGAHSLGAPKIGFTGGEPLLREDLPELVAWAGGLGLSVSLDTNGILLSEGVAASLKKAGISNINVSLDSAEARRHDRLRKYEGCFDAALKAVKNCAAAGIPCVISTYVTDKAIAEGRLEALISTARSLGASGVRVLFPVYAGKLGGRSRSLLSAENKKLFFRKYLDSSFVYSESPLYDFLTGAMECTMLRKMSVYVTASGDVKMCYISKTSMGNVRENSLEGILEKNGYLSRGHSPDGECGTC, via the coding sequence ATGAGAATCGCTGGACATATTGAACGCTTGCGTCTCCTGTACAGGATCTTCATAAGGCCCTCGGCCCCGGGGATCTTCCCGCAATTGGCCAGGTTCGCTTTTAAAAGATACGCCCTGGGGAAACGCGTGCCCATGACCGTGATGATAGCCCCCACTTACCGCTGTCAGTGCGGCTGCGTGCACTGCTCGGCCAGCGAATTTTCCACAGGCGGGACCGAACTCTCCACCGCGGAGATCAAGAGGCTTATTTCCGGCGCGCATAGCCTGGGCGCGCCCAAGATAGGCTTCACCGGCGGCGAGCCGCTCCTCAGGGAAGACCTTCCGGAACTGGTCGCCTGGGCCGGCGGCCTGGGGTTGAGCGTTTCCCTGGACACTAACGGCATTTTGCTCTCCGAAGGCGTTGCGGCCTCGCTGAAAAAGGCCGGCATTTCCAATATAAACGTGAGCCTGGACTCGGCCGAGGCCAGAAGGCACGACCGCCTGCGGAAATATGAGGGCTGTTTCGACGCGGCCCTGAAAGCCGTAAAAAACTGCGCGGCCGCCGGTATCCCCTGTGTCATTTCCACGTATGTAACCGACAAGGCCATAGCCGAAGGCAGGCTGGAAGCCCTCATCAGTACGGCCAGGTCCTTGGGCGCGTCGGGTGTCAGGGTACTTTTCCCCGTTTACGCCGGCAAGCTGGGCGGCAGGAGCAGAAGCCTTCTCTCCGCGGAAAATAAGAAGCTTTTCTTCCGAAAATATCTGGACAGCTCCTTCGTTTATTCCGAAAGTCCGCTTTATGACTTCCTTACCGGCGCGATGGAATGTACCATGCTCAGGAAAATGAGCGTTTATGTCACGGCTTCCGGCGACGTCAAAATGTGTTATATTTCCAAAACTTCCATGGGTAATGTCAGGGAGAACTCGCTGGAAGGGATACTGGAAAAGAACGGCTATTTAAGCCGCGGGCATTCCCCGGACGGGGAATGCGGAACCTGCTGA
- a CDS encoding radical SAM protein: MKTRVALIWPRGLEPAYALPLPYASIVANTPAELCDFRLFDLALDRPAPENFARRVAEFKPDVIGVTAYGMNFCQALEAVRAAKKAAPAAVVVAGGAHPSAWAKGVLKHSEIDFVIKGEADLAFADFIKELGSPSPDWGKVPGLARREGGKLVDPPAALVENLDSLALPDYHFIRLEEYLRRGYRLFSDNRPSAPIQTTRGCPGVCAFCGVAAVNGRRVRRFSAAYVMRWIEALHKDFGIQWFNIIDDNFTHDQAHAREFCEAALRLNIPGLRFGAPNGIRMQNGNSELWRLMKKAGWEHLVVAPESGSAKVLGLMDKGLVPSEIEPILKDIRAAGLRARGFFIIGYPGETRADLAATLALMKRGLFDYTELLFFQPIPGTAAFERLVAAGEITEDFLPSSFSFGERAYVSKDLKDVNFPLLFFKVKLAEAFKNPGNFLRLLRRTDPWATIRKLAGLALNLLRFSLSNKK; the protein is encoded by the coding sequence ATGAAAACCCGCGTCGCTCTCATCTGGCCCCGCGGACTTGAGCCGGCATACGCTTTGCCCCTGCCCTACGCCTCCATAGTCGCCAATACCCCCGCTGAACTTTGCGACTTCAGGCTTTTTGATCTGGCGCTGGACCGGCCCGCCCCCGAAAACTTTGCGCGGCGCGTGGCCGAATTCAAACCGGATGTGATAGGCGTTACCGCTTACGGCATGAACTTTTGCCAGGCGCTCGAGGCCGTCAGGGCCGCCAAAAAAGCCGCTCCGGCGGCCGTGGTAGTGGCGGGGGGGGCGCATCCCAGCGCCTGGGCCAAAGGCGTGCTCAAGCATTCCGAAATAGATTTTGTTATAAAGGGCGAAGCTGATCTCGCCTTTGCGGATTTTATAAAGGAACTTGGCTCGCCTTCTCCGGACTGGGGGAAAGTGCCCGGCCTCGCGCGGCGCGAAGGCGGCAAACTTGTCGACCCGCCCGCCGCTTTAGTCGAGAACCTGGATTCCCTCGCTCTGCCCGATTACCATTTTATCCGTTTGGAAGAATACCTGCGCCGGGGCTACCGGCTTTTCAGCGACAACCGCCCCAGCGCGCCGATACAGACCACGCGCGGCTGCCCCGGGGTGTGCGCTTTCTGCGGCGTGGCGGCGGTGAACGGCCGGCGCGTCAGGCGTTTCAGCGCGGCCTATGTGATGCGGTGGATAGAGGCTTTGCACAAAGATTTCGGCATACAGTGGTTCAATATTATAGACGACAACTTTACGCATGACCAGGCGCACGCGCGCGAGTTCTGCGAGGCGGCCCTGCGCCTGAATATTCCGGGACTGCGCTTCGGCGCTCCCAACGGCATCCGCATGCAGAACGGCAATTCGGAGCTGTGGCGGCTTATGAAGAAAGCCGGATGGGAGCATCTGGTGGTGGCCCCGGAGAGCGGTTCGGCCAAAGTGCTGGGCCTGATGGACAAGGGTCTTGTCCCCTCGGAGATAGAACCGATACTTAAGGATATCCGGGCGGCGGGTTTGAGGGCGCGCGGATTTTTTATTATCGGTTATCCAGGGGAAACGCGCGCGGACCTGGCCGCTACGCTGGCCCTTATGAAGCGCGGGCTTTTTGATTATACCGAGCTGCTCTTTTTTCAGCCGATACCCGGCACGGCGGCCTTTGAGCGCCTGGTAGCGGCGGGGGAGATAACCGAAGACTTCCTGCCTTCCAGTTTTTCTTTTGGCGAGCGGGCCTATGTCTCAAAGGATCTGAAAGACGTGAATTTCCCGCTTTTGTTCTTTAAGGTGAAGCTTGCCGAAGCGTTCAAAAACCCCGGTAATTTCCTGCGCCTTCTGCGCCGCACCGACCCTTGGGCCACCATCCGCAAACTCGCGGGCCTCGCCCTCAACCTGCTGCGCTTTTCTCTGTCCAATAAAAAATAG